The sequence below is a genomic window from Sulfuracidifex metallicus DSM 6482 = JCM 9184.
CTCTTTTGTTAAAAAATTAAAAGGAATATATCAATAAAATGATTAGAGAATCATAATATCTATACTTAAAAACTTCTTTTACATCATTTATCTCATGAATGATAAAGTACTTTTCGTATTCATGACTGGAAGAGAGAATATGGCAAAGTTATTAGCGAATGTGGGAATGGCATCAAAGATCAAGGAGGCTGATCCAGACATATATATAGAAATGATATTCTTAACTCCTGCAGTCGAAGCTCTGAACAAAAAGCAGGTTATGTTCAAGCCTATTCTAGAGGCTATTAAGGAAGCCAGGAAAAGAGGAGTTAAAGTGATCGCTTGTGAAGTTGCAATGAAAAACGTAGGTCTAGATAAGGAAGATATAGAAGATGGACTTGTAGATGAGTTTGCTCCCGTAGGAGGCATATATGTTTTGAACAGAATAAAGGAGGGTTACGAAACCTTAACCATTTAAAGGTTAAATATCCAATTTTTCGTTAAATGAAATTTTAGATAAGTTTATAAATTCATCTACCTCGTTGATAACTATGTCTGATGAGTACGATCTGAAATATGCTAAGAGAGCTTTGTTCATATTAGCCCCCATAGCAATTATGGTAATGTATACTGAGGCAATGTTGATACCTTCACTTCCTACAATTGCCAGTGACTTTAACGTCAACTCAGCCACGGTAAGCTGGGTTCTAACAGCTTACTTAATAAGTGGAGTAGTTTCAAATCCTATAGTAGGTAAGCTTGGAGATATTTATGGTAAAAAGAAGATATTAAGTATAATAATATCAATTTATGCAGTTGCAGTTACATTGAACGGCTTCGCTCCTAACTTCGACTCCTTCATAGCATTTAGGGTTCTACAGGGAATGGGCTTGGGTATGTTTCCCTTAGCATTTAGTATAATACGTGAGGAGTTTCCTCCCAGATTAGTTCCTAAGGCCCAAGGTACTGTTAGTGCGATGTTCGGAATAGGCTCTGCCATAAGTTTACCAATAGCTGGTTACGTATCACAGAATTTTGGGTGGCAATACACTTATCACACGGTAATTCCTTTCGTAATTTTACTTGACTTTCTTACAATTAAATACATTAAAGAG
It includes:
- a CDS encoding DsrE family protein — translated: MNDKVLFVFMTGRENMAKLLANVGMASKIKEADPDIYIEMIFLTPAVEALNKKQVMFKPILEAIKEARKRGVKVIACEVAMKNVGLDKEDIEDGLVDEFAPVGGIYVLNRIKEGYETLTI